In a single window of the Halomicroarcula saliterrae genome:
- a CDS encoding PQQ-binding-like beta-propeller repeat protein, which yields MCALGLAGCFGGSGDGPGAGTATPSAEAVGSWRMKNGDGAGTGSLAVTGLSDGLTDAWDGGGGPVASDPVVADGAVYVGVSEDFEGALYKYDAETGEEQWRAAISDGANNTPAVANGLVYIGGSNETLYAFDTENGEEVWTADAPTPFSTSPTVADGLVFMNMSRSGLSAFDAETGKEQWSASLESWANETAVADGTAYATDDEALYAFGTESGEEQWRYEPETEVTTSPSDHDGTVYLGLGDGVVAVDATDGSEQWRVSVDAAELSTPAVADGTLYVGATNSVYSLSGADGSEQWSYSYESTFDSVLVPSVAENVVVVGGAFAAVLGVDRSNGEQLWKLAIGSENKTPALAAGAVYLSSQQGGVYGLLAE from the coding sequence ATGTGTGCACTGGGACTGGCCGGCTGTTTCGGCGGATCGGGCGATGGACCCGGAGCCGGGACCGCGACGCCGTCGGCGGAGGCGGTCGGCTCGTGGCGGATGAAAAACGGCGACGGGGCGGGCACCGGTTCGCTCGCTGTCACCGGCCTCTCGGACGGACTCACGGACGCGTGGGACGGTGGCGGCGGCCCAGTGGCGTCGGACCCCGTCGTGGCCGACGGCGCCGTCTACGTCGGCGTCAGCGAGGATTTCGAGGGCGCGCTGTACAAGTACGACGCCGAAACTGGCGAGGAGCAGTGGCGCGCCGCTATTTCCGACGGCGCCAACAACACGCCGGCCGTGGCCAACGGCTTGGTGTATATCGGCGGCTCTAACGAGACGCTGTACGCGTTCGACACCGAAAACGGCGAGGAAGTCTGGACGGCGGACGCGCCGACCCCTTTCAGCACCAGTCCGACGGTCGCCGACGGGCTGGTGTTCATGAACATGTCCCGGAGCGGACTGAGCGCGTTCGACGCAGAGACCGGAAAGGAACAGTGGTCGGCCTCACTGGAGAGCTGGGCGAACGAGACGGCCGTGGCCGACGGGACGGCCTACGCCACCGACGACGAGGCGCTGTACGCTTTCGGGACCGAAAGCGGCGAGGAGCAGTGGCGCTACGAGCCCGAAACCGAGGTCACGACCTCGCCGAGCGACCACGACGGGACGGTGTATCTGGGTCTCGGCGACGGGGTTGTCGCGGTCGACGCGACGGACGGCTCGGAACAGTGGCGCGTGAGCGTCGACGCGGCGGAACTGTCGACGCCGGCCGTCGCCGACGGAACGCTCTACGTCGGAGCTACCAACAGCGTCTACTCCCTCAGTGGGGCGGACGGCTCCGAGCAATGGTCCTACAGTTACGAGAGCACGTTCGATTCGGTCCTGGTCCCGTCGGTCGCGGAGAACGTCGTCGTCGTGGGCGGGGCCTTCGCAGCGGTCCTCGGCGTCGACCGCTCGAACGGCGAACAACTGTGGAAGCTGGCAATCGGGTCCGAGAACAAGACGCCGGCGCTGGCTGCGGGCGCAGTGTACCTGAGTTCCCAACAGGGCGGCGTCTACGGACTGCTGGCGGAGTAG
- a CDS encoding glutamate--tRNA ligase, with amino-acid sequence MDDALRQRIEEAAETNALLNAVKHDSEAQVGAIMGPLMGDHPEFREHGDEIPGVIAPVVERVNGMSSTERRERIAELAPEKLDEIESEDEGPDHPLPDLPDAEEGEVRMRVAPNPNGPWHVGHARMAAVIGTYKDRYDGEFVCRFDDTDPETKRPDLDAYEQILGAIEYLGFEPDDVVKASDRVDVYYDHARELIELGGAYTCSCPQGEFSELKNSGEACPHREKDRDTVTEEFEAMVEGEYDSGEMVLRVRTDITHKNPALRDFVAFRMIDTPHPREEAAQYRCWPMLDFQSGVDDHLLGITHIIRGIDLQDSAKRQGFVYDYFGWEYPEVVHWGHVQVDAYDVSMSTSTIAELIAEGELDGWDDPRAPTVASLRRRGIRGEALVDAMVELGTSTSNVDLAMSSVYANNRERIDDDTDRAFFVRDDEEFGGLVERQVVGGPDAGEPPLHPDHEDRGRREIPVTAGVVVEGEDLPERGERVWLKGYGCVRHTRDAFEYVGEDITAVREDGVDVVHWAPADGPELRLRTMDGDVTGIAEPGLLDYEADDMLQFERIGFARVDRVAPDGESVAYFAHP; translated from the coding sequence ATGGACGACGCGCTACGCCAGCGTATCGAGGAGGCCGCGGAGACGAACGCCCTCCTCAACGCGGTCAAACACGACAGCGAGGCACAGGTCGGCGCCATCATGGGACCGCTCATGGGCGACCATCCAGAGTTCCGCGAGCACGGGGACGAGATTCCGGGCGTCATCGCGCCGGTCGTAGAGCGAGTCAACGGGATGAGTAGTACCGAACGACGCGAGCGTATCGCGGAGCTCGCCCCCGAGAAACTCGACGAGATAGAGAGCGAAGACGAAGGCCCGGACCACCCGCTCCCGGACCTGCCCGACGCCGAGGAGGGCGAGGTGCGGATGCGCGTCGCCCCCAACCCCAACGGGCCGTGGCACGTCGGTCACGCGCGGATGGCCGCGGTCATCGGGACCTACAAGGACCGGTACGACGGCGAGTTCGTCTGCCGGTTCGACGACACCGACCCCGAGACGAAACGCCCGGACCTCGACGCCTACGAGCAAATCCTCGGCGCCATCGAGTATCTCGGCTTCGAGCCCGACGACGTGGTCAAGGCCAGCGACCGCGTCGACGTCTACTACGACCACGCCCGCGAACTCATCGAACTGGGCGGTGCCTACACCTGCTCCTGTCCGCAGGGGGAGTTCTCGGAGCTGAAAAACAGCGGCGAGGCGTGTCCACACCGCGAGAAAGACAGAGACACCGTCACCGAGGAGTTCGAGGCGATGGTCGAGGGCGAGTACGACAGCGGCGAGATGGTGCTGCGCGTGCGGACCGACATCACGCACAAGAACCCCGCGCTGCGTGACTTCGTCGCCTTCCGGATGATAGACACGCCACACCCGCGCGAGGAAGCCGCACAGTACCGCTGCTGGCCGATGCTCGACTTCCAGAGCGGCGTCGACGACCACCTGCTGGGCATCACCCACATCATCCGCGGTATCGACCTGCAGGACTCCGCGAAACGCCAGGGGTTCGTCTACGACTACTTCGGCTGGGAGTACCCCGAGGTCGTCCACTGGGGCCACGTCCAGGTCGACGCCTACGACGTGTCGATGTCGACATCCACCATCGCCGAACTCATCGCCGAGGGCGAACTCGACGGGTGGGACGACCCGCGGGCACCGACGGTCGCCAGCCTCCGACGCCGCGGGATTCGCGGCGAGGCCCTCGTCGACGCGATGGTCGAGCTGGGCACCTCCACCTCGAACGTCGACCTCGCGATGTCCTCGGTGTACGCCAACAACCGCGAGCGCATCGACGACGACACCGACCGCGCGTTCTTCGTCCGCGACGACGAGGAGTTCGGCGGCCTCGTCGAGCGACAGGTCGTCGGCGGACCCGACGCGGGCGAACCGCCGCTCCACCCCGACCACGAGGACCGGGGCCGGCGGGAGATTCCCGTGACTGCGGGCGTCGTCGTCGAGGGCGAGGACCTCCCCGAGCGCGGCGAGCGCGTCTGGCTCAAGGGGTACGGCTGCGTCCGCCACACTCGCGACGCATTCGAGTACGTGGGCGAGGACATCACGGCGGTCCGCGAGGACGGCGTCGACGTGGTCCACTGGGCGCCGGCCGACGGCCCCGAACTCCGCCTCCGAACGATGGACGGCGACGTGACTGGCATCGCCGAGCCCGGTCTCCTCGACTACGAGGCCGACGACATGCTCCAGTTCGAGCGTATCGGCTTCGCCCGCGTCGACCGGGTCGCCCCCGACGGCGAGTCGGTCGCGTACTTCGCACATCCCTGA
- a CDS encoding cupin domain-containing protein, whose product MTPRTNTPEQSPPAVELYQFEGTEVWMDDDEHARLKGYFPLSPGAPNGTDAGATDCAIVCLEIQPGEYLPTHRDSAEELLLVTAGTVEASVGEESVRLPTGSCTVVPEMAPHSVRNVGDEPARVIGYFPSSEMTATFERPLQPFGTTVVAVGGDGEDTEEM is encoded by the coding sequence ATGACACCACGCACGAACACACCGGAACAGTCACCTCCAGCGGTCGAACTGTACCAGTTCGAGGGCACCGAGGTGTGGATGGACGACGACGAACACGCCCGGCTGAAGGGGTACTTCCCGCTCTCGCCGGGGGCACCGAACGGCACCGACGCCGGGGCGACGGACTGTGCCATCGTCTGTCTGGAGATACAGCCCGGCGAGTACCTCCCCACCCACCGGGACAGTGCCGAGGAACTGCTACTGGTCACCGCTGGCACGGTCGAGGCCAGCGTCGGCGAGGAATCGGTCCGTCTGCCGACCGGCTCCTGCACCGTCGTTCCCGAGATGGCGCCACACAGCGTCCGAAACGTCGGCGACGAGCCCGCGCGCGTCATCGGTTACTTCCCGAGTAGCGAGATGACCGCTACGTTCGAGCGGCCGCTCCAGCCGTTCGGGACGACCGTCGTCGCTGTCGGTGGCGACGGCGAGGACACGGAGGAGATGTGA
- a CDS encoding ester cyclase, which produces MAATEHRHKENFRRLMRETHEGNMDVVDELVAEDIVTHGFFGMDATDRAGYRSFFEGFGAAFGDQEFVIEDLVAEADLLVVHFTISAVHRGEILGIEPTGRRLSWTGTAIDRYEDGKIVEAWLYPDYMSILGQLDVLPSGVGT; this is translated from the coding sequence ATGGCGGCGACGGAACACCGACACAAGGAGAACTTCCGGCGGCTGATGAGAGAGACCCACGAGGGCAACATGGATGTCGTCGACGAGCTGGTCGCCGAGGATATCGTCACGCACGGCTTCTTCGGCATGGACGCCACGGACAGAGCTGGGTACAGGTCGTTCTTCGAGGGGTTCGGGGCTGCCTTCGGCGACCAAGAGTTCGTCATCGAGGACCTCGTCGCCGAGGCGGACCTGCTCGTGGTCCACTTCACCATCTCCGCCGTCCACCGGGGAGAGATACTGGGTATCGAACCCACCGGCAGACGGCTCTCCTGGACCGGCACCGCCATCGACCGGTACGAGGACGGGAAAATCGTCGAGGCGTGGCTCTACCCCGACTACATGTCCATCCTCGGCCAACTGGACGTCCTCCCGTCGGGTGTCGGAACCTGA
- a CDS encoding ArsA family ATPase, which produces MTQFVLYGGKGGVGKTTLAAATGHRLAGEGAETLVVSTDPAHSLGDAVEQQVGADPVEIRDGFWGVEVDPQAGIDRYEALFEALADEFDDAGIHLDEGAIADLFTTGVMPGSDELAAVEGLATYVDSDRWDRVVFDTAPTGHTLRLLDLPAVMDKGLATALDLRDQVRRKVNTARTMMFGPMGRRRDDGPDDFTAMRERMARVGEVLRDPERTEFRVVTIPETMAVRESERLVDQLREFEVPVTTLVVNKVIENPGDCERCRGKQAVQEESLAALRESLPELEVWTIPDESGEVTGLDALARIGEHVGG; this is translated from the coding sequence GTGACCCAGTTCGTACTCTACGGCGGGAAAGGCGGGGTCGGGAAGACGACCCTCGCCGCGGCGACCGGCCACAGATTGGCCGGCGAGGGAGCGGAGACGCTGGTGGTCTCGACGGACCCGGCCCACTCGCTGGGCGACGCGGTCGAACAGCAGGTCGGCGCGGACCCGGTCGAGATACGCGACGGGTTCTGGGGCGTCGAGGTGGACCCGCAGGCGGGTATCGACCGGTATGAGGCGCTGTTCGAGGCGCTCGCCGACGAGTTCGATGACGCGGGCATCCACCTCGACGAGGGGGCCATCGCCGACCTGTTCACGACCGGCGTGATGCCGGGCAGCGACGAGCTGGCCGCCGTCGAGGGGTTGGCGACCTACGTCGACAGCGACCGCTGGGACCGGGTGGTGTTCGACACCGCGCCGACGGGCCACACCCTCAGACTCCTGGACCTGCCGGCAGTGATGGACAAGGGGTTGGCGACGGCCCTCGACCTGCGCGACCAGGTCCGCCGGAAGGTCAACACCGCCCGGACGATGATGTTCGGGCCGATGGGTCGCCGTCGCGACGACGGCCCGGACGACTTCACGGCGATGCGCGAGCGGATGGCACGGGTCGGCGAGGTGCTTCGGGACCCGGAGCGCACCGAGTTCCGCGTCGTGACCATCCCCGAGACGATGGCCGTCCGGGAGAGCGAGCGGCTGGTCGACCAGTTACGCGAGTTCGAGGTGCCGGTGACGACGCTCGTGGTGAACAAGGTCATCGAGAACCCCGGCGACTGCGAGCGCTGTCGGGGGAAACAGGCCGTTCAGGAGGAGTCGCTCGCGGCGCTGCGGGAGTCGCTGCCGGAACTGGAGGTGTGGACGATACCGGACGAGTCCGGCGAGGTGACTGGACTGGACGCCTTGGCGCGCATCGGTGAGCACGTCGGGGGCTGA
- the idsA3 gene encoding geranylfarnesyl diphosphate synthase — protein MSERHQQVERAIHARRELVNEALPEELPVSRPEHLYEAARYLLDAGGKRLRPTVLLLVGESLLDVEPLGADYRTFPTLDGGEADLLSAAIAIEVIQTFTLIHDDIMDDDDLRRGVPAVHKEYDLSTAILAGDTLYSKAFEYLLGTGAADDRTIAANKRLSETCTRICEGQSLDIEFEQRDAVTPEEYLEMVELKTAVLYGATASIPATLLGADADTVDALYNHGLDVGRAFQIQDDLLDLTTPSEKLGKQRGSDLVENKQTLVTLHARQQGVDVANLVDTDSVEAVSEAEIDTAVERLREVGSIEYASERAQELVTSGKENLEVLPDNEARGLLSGIADYLVEREY, from the coding sequence ATGTCCGAACGCCATCAGCAGGTCGAACGAGCCATCCACGCCCGTCGTGAGCTGGTCAACGAGGCGCTTCCCGAGGAGCTGCCGGTCTCGCGACCGGAGCACCTCTACGAGGCGGCTCGGTACCTGCTCGACGCCGGCGGCAAGCGACTCCGGCCGACCGTCCTCTTGTTGGTCGGGGAGTCGCTGCTGGACGTCGAACCGCTGGGGGCCGATTACCGCACGTTCCCCACGCTCGACGGCGGAGAGGCCGACCTGCTGTCAGCCGCTATCGCCATCGAAGTCATCCAGACGTTCACCCTCATCCACGACGACATCATGGACGACGACGACCTCCGTCGCGGGGTCCCGGCCGTCCACAAGGAGTACGACCTCTCGACGGCGATTCTGGCCGGCGATACGCTCTACTCGAAAGCGTTCGAGTATCTGCTTGGCACCGGTGCGGCCGACGACCGCACCATCGCCGCGAACAAGCGGCTGTCCGAGACCTGTACCCGTATCTGTGAGGGCCAGTCGCTGGACATCGAGTTCGAGCAGCGCGACGCCGTCACGCCCGAGGAGTATCTGGAGATGGTCGAACTCAAGACCGCGGTGCTGTACGGCGCGACCGCGTCGATTCCGGCCACGCTGCTCGGGGCCGACGCGGACACCGTCGACGCGCTGTACAATCACGGTCTCGACGTTGGCCGGGCGTTCCAGATTCAGGACGACCTGCTGGACCTGACGACGCCGTCCGAGAAACTGGGCAAACAACGCGGCTCCGACCTCGTCGAGAACAAGCAGACGCTGGTCACGCTGCACGCCCGCCAACAGGGCGTCGACGTGGCGAACCTGGTCGACACCGACTCCGTCGAAGCCGTCTCGGAGGCCGAAATCGACACGGCCGTCGAGCGGCTCCGGGAGGTCGGCTCGATCGAGTACGCCAGCGAACGGGCGCAGGAACTGGTCACGAGCGGGAAGGAGAACCTCGAAGTCCTGCCGGACAACGAGGCGCGTGGCCTGCTGTCCGGTATCGCGGATTACCTGGTCGAACGCGAATACTGA
- a CDS encoding ribonuclease J, with amino-acid sequence MEVEIATIGGYEAVGRQMTAVRAGDDVVIFDMGLNLSKVLIHDNVETERMHSLDLIDMGAIPDDRVMSELEGDVKAIVPTHGHLDHIGAISKLAHRYDAPIVATPFTIELVKQQIKGEEKFGVQNDLVKMEAGETMQIGERNELEFVNVTHSIIDAINPVLHTPEGAVVYGLDKRMDHTPVIGDPIDMKRFREIGREGEGVLCYIEDCTNAGRKGRTPSESVARRHLKDVMTSIEDYDGGIVATTFSSHIARVKSLVEFAEDMGRQPVLLGRSMEKYSGTAERLDFVDFPDDLGMYGHRKSVDRTFKRIMNEGKENFLPIVTGHQGEPRAMLTRMGRGETPYELSDGDKVLFSARVIPEPTNEGQRYQSEKLLGMQGARIYDDIHVSGHLREEGHYQMLEALQPQNVIPAHQSLKGFAPYVDLAENFGFKVGRDLHITRNGNMIQLTE; translated from the coding sequence ATGGAAGTCGAAATCGCAACAATTGGCGGATACGAGGCTGTGGGCCGACAGATGACGGCCGTCCGAGCGGGCGACGACGTCGTCATCTTCGACATGGGCCTGAACCTCTCGAAGGTACTGATTCACGACAACGTCGAGACGGAGCGGATGCACTCGCTCGACCTCATCGACATGGGCGCGATTCCTGACGACCGCGTCATGTCCGAACTCGAGGGCGACGTGAAGGCCATCGTGCCGACACACGGCCACCTCGACCACATCGGCGCCATCTCGAAGCTCGCCCACCGCTACGACGCACCCATCGTCGCGACGCCCTTTACCATCGAGCTGGTCAAACAGCAGATAAAGGGCGAGGAGAAGTTCGGGGTCCAGAACGACCTCGTCAAGATGGAGGCCGGCGAGACGATGCAGATCGGCGAGCGAAACGAACTGGAGTTTGTCAACGTCACCCACTCCATCATCGACGCCATCAACCCGGTGCTGCACACCCCCGAAGGCGCCGTTGTCTACGGGCTGGACAAGCGCATGGACCACACGCCGGTCATCGGCGACCCCATCGACATGAAGCGGTTCCGGGAGATCGGCCGCGAGGGCGAGGGCGTCCTCTGTTACATCGAGGACTGTACGAACGCCGGCCGGAAGGGCCGCACGCCCTCCGAGTCGGTCGCCCGTCGCCACCTCAAGGACGTCATGACGAGCATCGAGGACTACGACGGCGGTATCGTCGCCACTACGTTCTCCTCACACATCGCTCGGGTCAAGAGCCTCGTCGAGTTCGCCGAGGACATGGGCCGCCAGCCGGTCCTGCTCGGCCGCTCGATGGAGAAGTACTCCGGGACGGCAGAGCGACTGGACTTCGTCGACTTCCCGGACGACCTCGGGATGTACGGTCACCGAAAGTCCGTCGACCGGACGTTCAAGCGGATCATGAACGAGGGCAAGGAGAACTTCCTGCCCATCGTCACCGGCCATCAGGGCGAGCCCCGCGCGATGCTCACCCGTATGGGACGGGGCGAGACGCCCTACGAACTGTCCGACGGCGACAAGGTGCTGTTCTCGGCCCGGGTCATCCCGGAGCCGACGAACGAGGGCCAGCGCTACCAGTCCGAGAAGCTGCTGGGCATGCAGGGCGCCCGCATCTACGACGACATCCACGTCTCGGGCCACCTCCGCGAGGAGGGTCACTACCAGATGCTCGAAGCGCTGCAGCCACAGAACGTCATCCCGGCTCACCAGAGCCTGAAAGGTTTCGCCCCCTACGTGGACCTCGCGGAGAACTTCGGGTTCAAAGTCGGGCGCGACCTGCATATCACCCGTAACGGCAACATGATCCAGCTCACGGAATAG
- a CDS encoding isopentenyl phosphate kinase, with the protein MTVVLKLGGSVITEKGEPETVDDDALAAAADAVAASDDDLVVVHGGGSFGHHHAAQFGVSTTDGTHDVAGVRAIHGAMKRLNGAVVAALTDRGVPAVPVHPLSAASRDADGSLDLPTDQVRTLLAEEFVPVLHGDLVAHRGEGASVLSGDELVVALAPAVDADRVGVCSTVPGVLDDDGAVVDRIDSFGEVASVLGGSDATDVSGGMAGKIRALLALDSPASVFGPDALDGFLAGATPGTTVVGEGHE; encoded by the coding sequence GTGACCGTCGTCCTGAAACTCGGCGGGAGCGTCATCACCGAGAAAGGCGAGCCCGAGACCGTCGACGACGACGCGCTGGCAGCGGCCGCCGACGCCGTTGCGGCGAGCGACGACGACCTCGTGGTCGTCCACGGCGGCGGGAGCTTCGGCCACCACCACGCCGCCCAGTTCGGCGTCAGTACGACCGACGGGACCCACGACGTCGCGGGCGTCCGGGCTATTCACGGCGCGATGAAGCGGCTGAACGGGGCCGTCGTCGCGGCGCTGACCGACCGGGGCGTCCCGGCCGTTCCGGTCCACCCGCTCTCGGCGGCCAGCCGCGACGCCGACGGTAGCCTCGACTTACCCACCGACCAGGTCAGGACACTGCTCGCGGAGGAGTTCGTACCCGTGTTACACGGCGACCTCGTGGCCCACCGCGGGGAGGGCGCCAGCGTCCTCAGCGGCGACGAACTCGTGGTCGCACTCGCTCCCGCCGTCGACGCCGACCGCGTCGGCGTCTGTTCGACCGTCCCCGGCGTGCTCGACGACGACGGCGCGGTCGTCGACCGAATCGACTCCTTCGGGGAGGTGGCGTCGGTGCTCGGTGGCAGCGACGCGACCGACGTCTCGGGCGGGATGGCCGGGAAGATCCGGGCGCTGCTGGCGCTGGACTCGCCGGCGAGCGTCTTCGGTCCCGACGCGCTCGACGGGTTTCTGGCCGGGGCGACACCGGGTACGACCGTCGTCGGCGAGGGACACGAGTAG
- the mvk gene encoding mevalonate kinase, with amino-acid sequence MVTSSAPGKVYLFGEHAVVYGEPAVPCAIERRARVTAEEIDEGLVVHAEDLKLDGFTVEYTGDSTDLPDVDAAKPLLEASMGYINEAVTQVRDAAGAPDAGFEIWIESDIPLGAGLGSSAAVAVAAIDAGCRELGVELDPEDIADRAYQVEAAVQDGEASRADTFCSAMGGAVRVEGDDCRRVGGVEHLPFVIGYDGGAGDTGALVAGVRALRGEYDFAADTVGAIGDIVREGESVLGTGDTETLGELMNFNHGLLAALGVSSRSLDTMVWAARDAGAVGAKLTGAGGGGCIVALDETDAALTALRYTPGCDEAFRAALDTEGVRAE; translated from the coding sequence ATGGTCACGTCGAGCGCTCCCGGCAAGGTGTATCTGTTCGGGGAGCACGCAGTCGTCTACGGCGAGCCGGCGGTCCCGTGCGCTATCGAGCGCCGGGCCCGCGTCACGGCCGAGGAGATAGATGAGGGGCTGGTCGTCCACGCCGAGGACCTCAAGCTCGACGGCTTCACCGTCGAGTACACGGGGGACAGCACGGACCTGCCCGACGTCGACGCGGCGAAACCGCTGCTGGAGGCGTCGATGGGGTACATCAACGAGGCGGTCACGCAGGTCCGTGACGCCGCTGGCGCCCCCGACGCCGGCTTCGAGATATGGATCGAGAGCGACATCCCGCTGGGGGCCGGGCTGGGTTCGTCGGCGGCCGTCGCGGTCGCGGCCATCGACGCCGGCTGTCGGGAACTCGGCGTCGAACTCGACCCCGAGGACATCGCCGACAGGGCCTATCAGGTCGAGGCGGCCGTTCAGGACGGCGAGGCCTCCCGGGCCGACACGTTCTGCTCGGCGATGGGCGGAGCGGTCCGCGTCGAGGGCGACGACTGCCGTCGCGTCGGCGGTGTCGAGCACCTCCCCTTCGTCATCGGCTACGACGGCGGCGCGGGCGACACCGGCGCGCTGGTCGCGGGCGTGCGGGCGCTGCGCGGGGAGTACGACTTCGCGGCCGACACCGTCGGCGCCATCGGCGACATCGTCAGGGAGGGCGAGTCGGTGCTCGGCACCGGCGACACGGAGACGCTCGGTGAGCTGATGAACTTCAACCACGGGCTGTTGGCGGCGCTGGGCGTCTCCTCGCGCTCGCTCGATACGATGGTGTGGGCGGCAAGAGACGCGGGCGCAGTCGGGGCGAAGCTCACGGGCGCCGGCGGCGGGGGCTGTATCGTCGCGCTGGACGAGACGGACGCCGCGCTGACGGCGCTGCGGTACACGCCCGGCTGTGACGAAGCGTTCCGGGCGGCGCTCGACACCGAGGGGGTCCGGGCGGAGTGA
- a CDS encoding cytochrome P450 — translation MAETPPGPKGEPLFGSSRTYASDPFRFISALEDAYGDVAYFDMGPMETVMLCDPAAIERVLVSEADRFRKPDFQGDALGDLLGDGLLLSEGDTWEQQRQLANPAFSMRRLSGMAGRITDHTEDRLAGWDDGDVVNAERVMTRTTLDVILDLMMGVELGEERVAEIEQQLLPLGQRFEPDPLRFAAPEWMPMPDDAEFEAAVASLDAILDDIISVRERTAGSGDDGPMDFLSVLIRARDDGVESPEQLRDEMMTMLLAGHDTTALTLTYTWFLLSEHPEIERRVHEELDEVVGDERPGMAHVRELDYLEWVIQEAMRLYPPVYTMFREPIEAVELSGYPVESGMTLMLPQWGVHRSERFYEDPDTFDPERWKPDRANDRPRFAYFPFGGGPRHCIGKHLAMLEAQLIVATTAQQYRLEFLGETPLELMPSLTAHPRQEMSMRVVERN, via the coding sequence ATGGCAGAAACGCCACCCGGACCGAAGGGCGAACCGCTGTTCGGGAGCAGTCGAACCTACGCCTCGGACCCGTTCCGGTTCATCTCGGCGCTCGAAGACGCCTACGGCGACGTGGCCTACTTCGATATGGGGCCGATGGAGACGGTGATGCTCTGTGACCCGGCCGCGATAGAGCGAGTGCTGGTCTCCGAGGCCGACCGCTTTCGCAAACCCGACTTCCAGGGGGACGCTCTGGGGGACCTGCTCGGTGACGGCCTGTTGCTCTCCGAGGGCGACACCTGGGAGCAACAGCGACAGCTCGCCAACCCGGCGTTCTCGATGCGTCGGCTGTCGGGCATGGCCGGCCGCATCACCGACCACACGGAAGACCGGCTCGCGGGCTGGGACGACGGCGACGTGGTCAACGCCGAGCGGGTGATGACACGCACCACGCTCGACGTCATTCTCGACTTGATGATGGGCGTCGAGCTCGGCGAGGAGCGCGTCGCGGAGATAGAGCAACAGCTGTTGCCCCTCGGCCAGCGGTTCGAGCCGGACCCGCTGCGATTCGCCGCGCCGGAGTGGATGCCGATGCCCGACGACGCCGAGTTCGAGGCCGCGGTGGCGTCGCTCGACGCGATACTCGACGACATCATCTCGGTCCGCGAGCGGACCGCCGGGAGCGGCGACGACGGGCCGATGGACTTCCTGTCGGTGCTCATCCGGGCCCGCGACGACGGCGTCGAGTCCCCGGAGCAACTCCGCGACGAGATGATGACGATGCTGCTTGCGGGCCACGACACGACCGCGCTGACACTGACCTACACGTGGTTCCTCCTCTCGGAACACCCCGAAATCGAACGGCGGGTCCACGAGGAACTGGACGAGGTGGTCGGCGACGAGCGCCCGGGGATGGCCCACGTCCGGGAGCTCGACTATCTGGAGTGGGTCATTCAGGAGGCCATGCGGCTCTACCCGCCCGTGTACACGATGTTCCGCGAGCCGATCGAGGCCGTCGAGCTGTCGGGGTACCCCGTCGAGAGTGGGATGACGCTGATGCTCCCCCAGTGGGGCGTCCACCGCTCGGAGCGGTTCTACGAGGACCCCGACACCTTCGACCCCGAACGCTGGAAGCCCGACCGGGCCAACGACCGGCCACGATTCGCGTACTTCCCCTTCGGCGGCGGCCCGCGCCACTGTATCGGCAAGCATCTGGCGATGCTGGAAGCACAGCTCATCGTCGCGACCACGGCCCAGCAGTATCGGCTGGAGTTCCTCGGCGAGACGCCACTGGAGCTCATGCCGTCGCTGACCGCCCACCCGCGACAGGAGATGTCGATGCGGGTCGTCGAGCGGAACTGA
- a CDS encoding DUF5518 domain-containing protein, with protein sequence MRETFVDAGWGALVTLALSILPFSSVVGGAVAANRHGGGYASGLWLGTLAGVAAMVPLLALFIPSLFVAGLLGFGIPPSSPGYGLFLALVFAFFLGYTVGLSALGGLGGAWARTHTEWNLDPVRWL encoded by the coding sequence ATGCGCGAGACCTTCGTCGACGCTGGATGGGGTGCGCTAGTGACGCTCGCGCTGTCGATACTCCCGTTCTCGTCGGTCGTGGGCGGCGCGGTCGCGGCCAACCGCCACGGCGGGGGGTACGCCAGCGGGCTCTGGCTCGGGACCTTGGCCGGCGTCGCCGCGATGGTCCCGCTGCTCGCGCTGTTTATTCCGTCGCTGTTCGTCGCCGGGCTGCTCGGCTTCGGTATCCCGCCGTCCTCGCCGGGGTACGGCCTCTTTCTCGCGCTCGTCTTCGCGTTCTTCCTGGGCTACACCGTCGGTCTGAGCGCGCTCGGCGGGCTGGGCGGAGCGTGGGCGCGGACCCACACTGAGTGGAATCTGGACCCCGTCCGGTGGCTGTGA